Genomic window (Alteromonas pelagimontana):
TTGGCCAACTGCGCCTGAAGGTTTTCGTTTTCCTGCTTGGCCTCACTCAGCGCCAGTTGCGCTTTTTCTACCGCAATTTCATAATCTCGGGGATCGATAGTAAATAGAACGTCTCCTTGAGCCACTTGCTGATTGTTGGTTACTGCAACTTGAATAACTTCACCGGAAACTCTTGGAGCAATGGCCACTACAGGGCGCTGTACCATTGAGTGCGGCGTCATAGGAATAGTAACATCAGCAACCATAATGTAACCAAATACCAACACGAACAGAACGGCCGCCCGCCTCATCCATCGGTTAAATTGTGCATCTGCTGTCATTTTTTCTCCGCTTCTAAAAAATGTTGAGAGTTACTGATCACTTTGTCTAATAGCACGCCCAGTTCTTTACGCTCTTTGAGTGAAATACCCTCGAGCATGTGCTGACGCCCAGCTTTGGCTTTATCTTCAACCTGTTCGAGTAATTCGCGCCCTTTCACTGTAAACCAGAGCGTTTTGCGTCTGGCGTCTTGCGCACAATTACGCCGCTCCACTATGCCGGCCTCTTCCAAATTATTAAGAGTGCGCAAAATGGAAGGCTGTTCAATTCCCATCGTATCGGCAAGTTCCTTTTGGCTGCACCCTTCGCCCAGGCGATCTAAATGAAGCATTGCCATCCAGCGTGACTGTGTCAGGCCTATTTCCGCCATGTAATGATCAACTGCGTTTCGCCATCCATAAGCAGCTCGGGATAATAACCACCCTATTTGGCTTTCCATGGAACCTCCTCAATTACTTAGCGTGCTAATTAAAATACCATATAGTTAGTACGCTAAGCAATAATTTATATTGTTAAAATGTGGCGGTGCCAGGTCTTTGTTCTTAGGCTGATAAGAGAATGCGGGCAGGAGATCGCGAATGTTTTTTAAACAATCAGTGAATAATTATTAGCCGAAGTCTTGGTGCATGGGGGCACCAGCAGAGCCGATTTTACAGCGTGTCGGGAAAGAGATTTTTACTTGTTTTTTAATGCTGCCTTACTAATCTACCTTGATGTGAACTCATTCAGCGCGAGAAGAGGTAATGGCCACGGGGTAAATATCGGCGGCTTAAATAAGTAGAGCGCTGGAATACAACATCCTGCAGCGCTATCGTTTTTAAAAAAAAGTGAGAGTATCACCCTCTCAGCAAATTATTCTTTGAGATGGTCCGCGAATTGGCCTACAGCATCAACCACTTCTTGAGCGCCTTGCTGAATTTCTTGAATTACACTACCTGCGCTACTAGCTAGCGCTAAGCCGTGTTCTGCCTGAGCCTTACCTTGATTTACCAACGACACGGCCTCTGCTGCCAACGTTTGATTATGTTGCACTACCGAAACAATTTCTTCGGTAGAGGATGTGGTGCGAGACGCCAGCTGTCTGACTTCATCTGCTACCACAGCAAAGCCTCTGCCTTGGTCTCCAGCCCGCGCGGCCTCTATTGCGGCATTAAGTGCTAACAAATTGGTCTGATCGGCAATGCTGCTGATACTGCTTATAATTTTGCTTATTTTCACTGACTGCTCATCCAGCGCACCGATGCCACTACTGGCTGATTCCATTTGCCTAGCCAGAACATTCATTGCTTCGACCAGCTCATTAGTCACTTTCCGACCTCGCTTAGCGGCGTCATCAGTGCGATTCGACGTGTGAAAAGCAATATCTGCTGCTTGTGAGACAGCCAGCTCTCTTTCCACCTGAGGAGTAATTACAGTGGCAAACTTTACCACCTTATATAACCGCTTATGACTATCAGCTACCGGGTTATAAGAGGCTTCGAGCCAAACAGCATTACCTTGCTTATCTATCCGTTTAAAACGATCTGCAACGAACTGGCCATTCCGTAGCCGGTTCCAAAAATTCTCGTAATCACTGGAATTGTACTCTTCAGGTTCACAGAAAATTCTGTGATGTTTTCCTTTTACATCTTCCAATCGGTATTTCATTGCACTTAAAAACGCATCATTGGCTGTTAAAATTTTTCCTTCCAGATCAAATTCAATGACCGCTGTTGAACGAGTTAAAGCCTGTACAAGGTTTTCATGCTCCAGCGACGTTTTAATTGTACGTGTGAGATCACTGCAATGAAGGGTAAAATATTTGACCACCCCTTGAGAGCTTAGGACTGGCTGCATAATGGTTCGTAGCCATCCTTCTTTGTTATCCCGCTTCAGAAACTGCACCACACCGGCATAATGAGAAGCATCTTTCAGAGAGGCGGCAAACTTTTTAAAATGAGGAGTTGACCTTGCGATATCTGGCACAAACTGTAGGAATTTTTTACCCACGATGTCCTTATCCTGATAGCCTAGTTCTTTTTTAAAACTCTCATTTACGTATTCTACACCGCCCTGATTGTCCAAACGGACATAAATCATTTCAGTATCTAAGCTCTCCCGGATCTGGCGTAAATGAAAAAGCTCTTCCTTTAACTGTATTATTTCTGCCTTTAAGTGGTTATTGAACATCGTTCGTCCAGAGTCTGTAAATGGAGCAATTTAGAATAGTAAGATGCCTTGGCTCAGTTGGCAAATTCCGAGAGTTTCTACATCATTGAAAGACTATTTTTTGTTTTCTCAACCATAGTGAGAAAGTGTATGAAAGAAACGACACACCACTGAGTAAAATCTTCACAGATCCTACCTGAAGTTTCAGAGCGTAAAGACACAAATATGGAAAAAATCATTTGTTTCAAGGTGTTACTGCGTAAACTTATGATAAGAAAAATGTGGCACAGATATAGCTTTATGATAAATAACGGATATTTGAATAACAGGATATAGCAATGAAAAGGAATATTCTTTCTTTAGCAATGATCGCTACGTTTGCTATGTCTTCTCTGCCGGTGCTAGCTGACGAATCGCGAAATGAATGGAAAGCGTCGGCCAAGGATGCATGGATAGATGGCAAAGCAGAAGCGACATTGTTATTCAACGGAAAACTCAACACGTTTGACATTAACACGGATGTCAGGGATGGCACGGTTATATTAACCGGAAAAGTTGACACTGAAGTTGACAAAGCACTTGCCACGGAATTGGTGGAGTCGCTAAAAGGAGTAGTCAGAGTTGATAACCGATTAACCGTTGTTACACCAGAAAATCATGACGATGAATGGAAATCGTTCGCCGGGGAATTGCAGGATGCAAAAGTAGTGACAGTGATAAAAGCACGCCTACTCCTTGAGTCTAAATTATCTGGTGGTGACATAGAAGTCCGCGCTCAACAAGGGATTGTTACCTTATCAGGCAAAGTGAAATCCGAAAGCGAACGGGATTTGGCTATAGCCATTGCGAAGAACACTGATGACGTTGAGGACGTCGTAAGTGAACTGTCTGTTGACAGTTAATCTCCCCTCCAGGCCGTCCTAGGCCTATCAATACCTCTGATTTTCACCCGCTTTATGGCGGGTGCTTTTTTTTGGCCGTAAAAGTAATTTATACTGGTGCCGGGGAAATATCCGAAAAAATACTAACCCTCATTGATGTGTGTTTAACTCAGAGATAGAGCAATAGTATAAGCAAAAGAAAAATTTAATTTGCGACACTTCTATGAAGCTTGCTTCGATAAAGCAAAGAGAAGAACCACCGTTTGGCAAGCTTCATATCAAAAGCAACTTCATCGGCTTTTCCTTCAGAAATACGCGAAGCGATAGCATCATACTGATGGAATTCGGCATCAAAATGGCGCGGCTCGGAAATGTTGTAACGATAGGCGAATTGTTGCTGTATTTCTGTAGAATCGTCTTCCCAAACCGGCATCAGCAGCGTGCAATTTTCCGACTTTTTCTGGTACGTTATGCTGTTGATCCCCAAGGTGTCGGCAAGCTCCAGCACAACATCTTCTCTTTCGGACTGTCCCTCAAGCGAGTAGCGGCTTACGGATTGCTCTTTTCCAATGTCACAAGCCATTTTAGCAATCATAATAAACGTCGCTTTGTGCGCGATAAAATTCTCCTGCATAGACTTATAGCTTGGCCGCTGTGAACAGCTTGAAATCGATAATGTAGCGAGCAGTAATATCAGTATTTTTATCATAAATTCAATCCCTTGATCTACTGAGGGGCGCACATGATGCCAAAGACAAAATGGAATTTCCAATCTTCCGGGAAATTAAACAACACCCATTGCTTTCATCGTTGAAGAGACACGTCCTTACAGCGATGTATTGTGAGGCAGATATGCAGACAGAACGCTCCCCTTTATCTAAATGACTTTCCTGGCTATGAGTCATAACGACGACATCATTCACAACAGGCTATAAACCTTCTTTGATCGCTGTGCCGCAGCATCCATGTATTGCACAGTGTATACACAGGGTTCTGAATGATGTATTCGTTTGCCTTTCTATGGATAGCACAATCACGAACGGCTGTTAGTTAATAACCAGAACGTGCAGCTTAGCCAACTTAAAGCATCATACCGCCAGAGGCTTCAATACGCTGGCCGTTGATCCAACCCGCTTCGCTGCTCAATAACATCTTTATGGCACCGCCGATGTCGTCGGGCAGACCTACCCGCCCCAGTGCCGTTTGAGAAGCGATCATCGCATTCATCTCCTTGTTGTCTCGTACAGCGCCGCCACGAAAGTCGGTTTCAATAGCGCCCGGCGCTAACGTATTAACGCGGATCCCCCGCTCGCCAAGCTCTTTTGCCATATATCGCGTCATTACTTCAACAGCACCTTTAGCCATAGCGTAGGGGCCGGAGCCAGGAAAAGAAAAACGCGTTAAGCCAGATGAGATGTTCAGGATACGGCCACCATCGGCCATAACTGGCAACATTTTTTGCGTCAGGAAAAATGGCCCCTTTACATGTACATTTAACATATCATCAAGTATCTCTTCTGAGGCTTCTGCCATCATCGCATGCACCCCTGAGCCAGCATTATTCACGAGATAATTGACATTCTTACAACCAAAATCATTGCTCATCAATGCCTTTAGACGGCTGATAAAATCGTCCAAAGCAGCAATATCGCGAGTATCCAATTGTAACGCCTGTGCTTGGCGTCCTTTATTTTGAATTCGTGTAACCACCTCTTTTGCTGCGGCTTCGTTACTATGGTAGGTAATGATGATGTCAGTACCACTGTCCGCCAAAGCAAGCGCCGTATTTTTTCCTAAACCACGGCTACCGCCAGTAATAAGTGCAAGTGTAGTCATAATGTTCTCCTGTAAATGATATGCAGGTTAAGACTAGGTGGTTTACTGTTATCAGGAAACCCGGTACAAGTGATAACATTGTTCATCAAAAACGCACAATCGAATAAATATGGATAAACTGGAGGCAATGCGACGGTTTGTGTTGGTGGCGAATTCAGGCAGTTTTACCAAAGCTGCGGAATCATTAGGGTTGCCTAAGTCCAGCATTTCCAGCGCTATTCAAGGCTTAGAAAATTCGCTCGGCACGCGATTGCTTCATCGAAGTACGCGTAGCGTACGACTGACACAAGATGGTGAGGCCTATCTGCCTCAGTGTCGCAATATCTTAGCTGAACTGGATGCGCTGGAAAGCCAGTTTCAACATACACGGGATGAAGTAAAAGGCGTACTGCGCGTGGATATGCCAAGCCGCTTTGCGTCTACTGTGGTCCTTCCACATTTGCACGACTTTAGTCAGACCTACCCTCGGTTGCAGTTCAAAATAAGCAGCGCTGATCATCGGGTGGATCTGGTTAAAGAAGGCATTGATTGCGCTATTCGCGTAGGAAAACTTTTCGATAGCTCGTTAATTGCCAAACCACTTACTCGGTATCGAATCATCAATTGTGTTAGCCCCGGCTACGCCCAGCTATACGGAGTTCCCGATTCTTTAGAGGCACTTTCTCGCCACCGTCTTATCGATTATTCGCCCCCGCTAACGGCTGGCGATGCCATATTTGAATATATCAAAAATGATCAGTTGCACCACTACTCCATGGCCAGCAGTCTGGCGGTAAACGGCACCGACGCCTAGTTGTCTGCCTGCTTACACGGTTTGGGCATTGCACAAATTCCCGCCATGGGAGTATTGAAATACTTGAAATCCGGCCAGCTTATTTCCTTTTTACCGCAATATGAAGCCGAGCCCATGCCGGTAAATGTACTTTATCCTTCTCGACGACAGTTACCTAAACGTCTGGTTCTATTTATGGAATGGCTGCACGCATTGATGATTACTAACAATCCGCAACAATGTGGATTAGTATAACTTCAAGTAAGAATAGCGAAGCAATACGCCACATATTATCGCTGACACGTAGCTCCACCAATTGGTATATGATATTATACCTAAGTATCATATTCCAGGCCGCAAAATCATTTAGCCCTTGTTACAGTGCAGTCTCTTAAGCAGCCTATCCCATCTCTTGGCTGTTTAAGATTCCATGTGTATTCCAAAGTTTCGGTCATTAAACCGATAGGGGCCTGTTAAGTGCCCCTTTTTTTTTTGTCTCTTTTATTCTCACGTAACTCAGGTTTCATCGCATATAACGTGCTACTTTTTCCATTACCTATGATAATAGTTATCATTTAGAATGATTAGAGAAATAATATGCAAAGAAAACCCATCCTGTTGACTGTAGATACCAATGAAATTCTTACTGACAATATGCGGCGGCTTACTCTAATTGGAGATGATTTAGCAAGTTATCCTGATGTCTCGCCCGGCAGTTATATCAAATTTCTTTTCGACTTTGATGGCAACCCCGTGACGACTCCTGAAACCGATCGCGAGCAGACGCAAATGCGCACCTACACCATCCGCGCATTAGATAAAGCCAACAAAACGTTAACCGTGGATATGGCACTACATGGGGAAGGCGGGCATTCCGGACCTGCTTCGGATTGGGCGCGGCGCGCAGCGTCGGGTGAACAAATACTCGTAGGCGGCCCAGGTTCAACAAAAGATCTACCCGAGACATTTGACTGGGTTATTTTTGCAGGTGATATGACATCCTTACCCGCCATCGCCAGTCATCTGGAAAACCTGCCCGCCGCTACACAAGGTTACGCTGTACTAAACATCACCAGTGAGAATGATAAACAAACTCTTCGCAAGCCAGATGGAGTGGAAATCATTTGGACAACTGATGAAAAAGTGTCCGCATTAAGTGACACCGTTGCCGCACTTGAGTGGTTGCCGGGAGAACCTGCGGCCTGGGTAGCCTGTGAATTTTCTGCCATGCGTCAAATGCGTGCGTTACTTCGTAATGAGAAGCAGGTAACTCACCAGTCTCTCTATATAAGCAGCTACTGGCGTCAGGGCCGTTCGGAAGATCAACATAAACTGGATAAACGCAAAGATCAGCAGGATTGGGAGGCGCGATCCAACGAGGGTTCAAATTGATCCAGATTTTCGAAAAGTTGGACTAATTCTGGCATAGGTATCTTCATTTCATATATTTGAAAGCAGATCACGGATGCCAATAATGAATGCGTTTCGTAAATTAGTGGTCACAGGTCTTCAGGCATTGACTCCTGTGAATCGGCCGTTTCGCCTGACGGTGCAGAAAACCGAAGCCCTGACACCTAATATTCAGCGCATTGTGTTAGGCGGTTCAGCCATGCGTAAATTCCCTCCAGTATTGCCCGGGAGTTATATCAACCTTCAGTTCAATGCCGACGGATCGCCTTTACAGGATGCCATTGAAGATTATGCAGATTGCTGTTCTCGAAGCTTCAGTATCCGCACGGTGGAAAGAAAATTGAAGCTGCTAACCCTTGATATTGCCACTTTGCCCACGACCTCTGCGCCTGGACCCGCGGCACGCTGGGCGCAGTCGGCGAAAATTGGCGACACTATTGTAATAAAAGGGCCTGTAGCACAGAAAAGTTTCAAAACCGACTATGATTGGGTGCTGTTCGCCGGTGATTCCACAGGTATGTCAGCCATTGCTAATCAGCTTGAGAGCCTGGCTCCAAATACGCAAGGCTTTGCAGTTATTCATGTCGCCTCACTTAAAGACATTATGCCGGTTAATAAACCTCCGGGCGTTGAGATTATCTGGAAATCTGGTCCCCTGGAGACATTGGCTAAAAGCGTGATGAATTTGAAATTACCGCAGGGCAAGCCCGCTGTCTGGGTCGGGTGTGAATTTTCAGTGATGAACCAGCTCAAACACTATTTTACCCACCAGTTGAAGTTCGAAACCGTAAACTTACATTTTTTCTCTCACTGGCAGCGTGATATGTCGGCGCAGGCAAAAACTAACAATGCTACTGATCCTATGCGCGGTTTTGCGGTGGCGAGCGCCTGACGACATCGGACCGAGCCAAGTAAAAAGGACTATACTGAAGGACAGGCTGAGCCAAATGATTCTCACAATTCGCCCCGAACAACCCGAAGATATCTCTGAAATTCGGGAAATTATTAAACTTGCTTTTAAAAATGCCCCTTTTTCTAATCATAAAGAGCATCGCATTGTTGATGAACTGCGAGAAGAAGGCCGCCTTATTTTATCTCGCGTTGCCGAAGAAGATGGAAAAATGATAGGCCATATTGCAGTCTCGCCAGTGACGATATCCTCTGGTGCAAAGAAATGGTTTGGAATTGGTCCGGTATCAGTTATACCTGAATGGCAAAGTAAAGGCGGAGGAAGTAAGCTGATTCAGAGCACTGTGGAGCTGCTAAAAGAAACAGGTGCCAAAGGCTGTGTACTGCTCGGCGATCCGGCTTACTATCAACGTTTCGGATTCCGGCCAATCGCAGGACTTTATTATCCAGATGTACCGGCCACTCACTTTTTAGGAGCGGTGTTTGAAGGAGAAGCGCCTGTTGGGGAAGTCAGTTATCCTTCAGCCTTCGGATAAATACGGCGGAAAAGCGACCGTCTTTAACGAGACACCAACTCCGTTTCTACCTCAGGCGGATGCGCGGTAATGTATGAAACCTCCGTAATCTCCTTATTTCCTTGAATGCTCTCCAAATAATCATTTACATATTCTATGCCGGGTAGATTGTGGCAAACTGTTTTAGGGATGACATTCAGATGAGGATTAGTGCGCGTGAACCAGTCAACCATGAGATCAGTGTCCCCATCTAACAACGCATAGAGTAAATGATACAAACGGATAAAAGCCAGTTGGAGTTCGCTTTCCGGTGTTTCGACCTCAAAACCTACCAAAGCAGTTTCGTGCATTGCCACTTCACTTATGCCCAACATCACTGCGGCTTCATTTGCGGTCAAACCTAACTCCTGATAGGCCCAGGTAAATGCTTTCATTACCACCGCAGGCGGGTTGTGAGTCGTTGTCATAGGAACGTGCTCCTGATTTTAAAAATACATTTGTAGGAACCCTTAGCACTTTGCCCAACGTTCCCTACCCTCTTCTGCTAGAATCCCTTGCGATATTCATTCCAGTTTGTTAAGAAAACGTAACATTGTTATAATTAAGCTGCAAACGGAGGAAATCAGGTCATCCCAGTTTGTCTAAATGGGCATTCTCGGTATGGGGCTCAGTCACAAAACCGAACTTGGCTAGCCACTGCTTTGCATCGGCATACTGATAAAAAAAGCAGTGCGGCACGCCTGTTGAACTGTAAAGTCTATCGAGTTGCATCTGTGAGGTTGTTTTCACCATAGATTCACCTGTCACGATTGCAACTCTTTGAAGCCCGATTTGCGACACCCTAAGCACGCTTTCCTGTAATAGAATTTCTGCATCCGGAACAAGCAAGCTTTCGCCCTTCAACACCACAATATCAGCCCAGTTTTTTGTCGCAGCCTCGCCTAATTCGTGTCGATAATCGTAGATAAAGGCCTCTACACATTCTTTGTTCCAAGGCCCATACGCCTGAGTTAACTGGATATTACCTGATAAAGTAATGAGATATTCGCCGTGAACCTGCTTCATAACAATTGCCTATTCGAAAGACAACGCGCGCTGAGGGATGATTTTAATTATATACGATGGCGAAATACGGAAGATAAAATTTGGCTGTTATACTAAACCGGAATGAAAACGAATTCCTCAGATTGTATTCAGCAAATAACGACAAGATGCCGCTGCACTTACGCCGATCGCTTTTCAATCGCGTTTAATTCTTGCTGAGTAACCAGCTTAGCGTTTCTTAGCCGAACGTGCTCATTCGGGCCTGCACTTACTCAGCGTTTACGTCCTGTGGTATCCGCTCCATTTGCATGAGATTTTAATAAAGAGTAAGAAGCGGAGGTGCTTCTTACTCTTATTTTAAAGCTACGCGGCAATGACTTTCGACAATGCTGAAAAAGAAGGTTGCAACTGTATATCCAATGGCACTCGCAATAGTCTTGCAATGTCACTTACACTCACTATTCCGCGGATTTCATGGGCTTCCCTATCGACAACCAGACAATGATGCTGGCCACTGTCCTTTAAGGTTTCCACAATATCGCCCACCGTTGAGCGCGAAAGCTGGGCGTAATCAAAAGATTGCAACATCGACTTTGGCTGCATAAAGTCAATGGCTTTCAACTCGCTACGCGTAGCGCCATGCGCCACTTTTTGCATGATACGCTGTTCGGATAAGTCATTTAACGTCACAATCCCTGCAAATTGCCCGCTATGATCCAGCACTATTTTCATTTTTACATGCGACTGCTTCATCAGCCTTTCCAGCTCCACCGCCTGAGTGGCAGAATCAATGACCAAGGGCATATGTTCTTTAAAATCGGTAAAAATTGTCAACGCCGAAGACTGGGTTGTAATGCGAGTAGGCGCAACAGGCCACACCAATTTATCAACGCTTTCGATTTTATATAAAGGTAAAACGTGCATAATAATTTCCTCAAATTTTGCTAACAAACTACACGCGCCATCAGGCACGATTGCGAACATCAAATAAGGAGAACGGGCGGAGCACGAATACTGGAAGGATATTGATTCTTAAAAATAGAAGCCGAAGCTGTTACAGCGTACGAACTACGGACTTTCGAATCGATCAGCTCACGCCAACCGAACAGCAACGTATCTGGATTGTCAGGCTCGCTGGTCGCACTTTTCTCTGCTTTTTCTTCTGGCAAATAGTCACCAGCAGCAACAACATCAGCAGTTTGAAAACTGACAGCATCCTGCTTACCGTCTGCCCAGCAGGGCGACAGAAAAAGCAAGCTTACCAGCAATAACCACTTTTGCATTTGCGTCTCTTGTTACTATTTACAATATTAGTATAGGGGCGAGTTAGGAAAAAAACGCTCCGTTAAACGATACATTCCCACCATCTGGCTCAATATTGCGGAGATATCTGAAGGAAGAAACAATGTCGTTGAAGAGTCTGGTTCTTGTTTTCTCTAACAAGGAAAGAGAAAATAGTCATAAATTCGTCGTCAAAACAAACCAATTATCCCCACAGCTGTATACACTATAGACACAGTAAGAATTGTGATCTGGTTATGGCAGATAAGTTGGGCGAAACATAACGAGAAACCATGCACATCATATTCAAAAACATGGCCCTTGCCATAGTATTGTCACTCTCTGTCACCGCCTGTGCCAATGTACCTCAGCAGGACTTTCCGACTACGGTAACCAAGGTCAGTGCTTTTAACGATGTAAATGCCGCTGTTACAGCATTAAACAAGCGGTATGGCGCCGATCAGGTACTTATTGTGTCAGATATCGATAATACGCTGCTTACCAGTACGTCTGATTTAGGGGGGGATATCTGGTACCAGTGGCAGCGCGAAAAGTTAGCGATTAAGCCCACAGAAGATGAAAAGGTGGCGTGTTTATTTGAAGATACCATCGGTTTACTTTATGAATTAGCACCGATGCAACTGACTGAACAGAATGTTCCCGCGCTTATCCGAAATTGGCAGCAACAAGGCAATACCATGGTTGCTCTTACCTCTCGCGCACCTAAGTATCGCGCTGCCACCGAGCGTGAACTGGAGCGAAGGGGAATTGACTTTACGCCCTCTGCACTTGCGCCTTTAGGGGCCAGTGCACCTGTATTTAAAGAAATGCGAAAACGCGAAGTCAGTTATATGGAAGGTATTTTGATGACAAGCGGACTGAATAAAGGCGAAATGCTTAATGGTATCCTGGATAAAATGCAGCGAAAGTTTAAAGCCATCGTTTTTGTTGATGATTCGCAACATAATATCGACAACATGTTCGACGCGTTTAAAAACCGTAATGATGTTGATATGCAGATTTTTCATTATGACAAAGTAGAAGCTGACCGTGAAGCAAAATATGGAAGTGTTCTCACTCAGCAACAGGCAGACAAAATGGCTTCCGACTGGAAAATGCTTAGTAATACACTGAATAGGATTTTTCCAGCGAGAGCGTTAAACAGTAGCTGTTTAAGCGTTAATTGAGCCAAGGGTATGTCCTGATGTTCTTTAAAAAGAAAATCAGGATACTGCACTTCACCCAGGTGCTCATCACTTAACCGAACCTTCAAAAGTGTGATGTAAAATGGCAGAGAAAATTCCGCAGAAAGGCCGTAACTATTGTCAGGGTTGTAATGAAGGCCTGCAGCTTGATTTTGAGTTCACCATGGCCTTTCAACCTATCGTAAATGTAAAAACAGCCACGGTATTCGGTTATGAGGCATTGGTAAGGGGCACCAATGAAGAATCTGCTTTTTCCATTATTTCTCAAGTCAATGCAGCAAACCTTTATACTTTTGATCAGCGCTGCCGAATGAAAGCCATTGTTATGGCTGCTGAACTGAATATCGACTGTCTTCTTAGTATTAATTTTATGCCAAACGCTGTTTTTACTCCGCAGCGATGCATCCGCAATACTCTGGAAACGGCAAAAACACATGATTTTCCTACCGAAAAAATTATGTTCGAATTCACCGAGTCAGAGAGAATTCAAAATTCCGCCCATATTAATCAGATTATTCAGTGTTACAGCGAGCTTGGTTTTACTACTGCGATAGATGATTTTGGTGCCGGCTATTCCGGGCTCGGGTTATTGGCCAATTTGCAAACTCAGATCGTTAAAATAGATATTGCGCTAATTCGCAACATCCATCGGGATTTTCCCCGTCAGGCAATACTGACTCACATGCTTCGTTTATTTGATGACTTAAATATTACTCCTGTAGCCGAAGGCGTTGAAACTGCAGAAGAGCTTGAGTGGTTGGTTAACGCCGGTATTTCACTTATACAAGGATTCTATATAGCCAAGCCCGGTTTTCAGCACCTGCCTGAAGTGGACTTTAACCGCCTTACAAGTTAAAGAACCGCACAGATAGCGTACTGCTCAACTGTGCACCTTCCGATCTTCCGCCCCGAAAAGCCTGATTCTACGCCACCATATTGATTTGAAATCTTCAAAAGCAACAAACCAAGGTTTATTTGAAAGCGCTTACATGTTACGGTTAAGTTAATGCAAGGTTGAAAATTATAAGTATAAGTGCCTTGCGCTTGGGGAAAATGATTAGCAGCTTGGTAGTGAGTTGTTGATGTGAAAGGCAGTAAAGCGCCGATCGTTCACTTAGCACTGCTACTTGAAGATTATCTGAAACCTGGCTTTTTGAATGGATTTTCTTTAGCCAATGCCTTGGGTTTTGAATAATTACCACTGCTCAACGACAACGTGATAGCAGAAA
Coding sequences:
- a CDS encoding DUF2608 domain-containing protein — encoded protein: MHIIFKNMALAIVLSLSVTACANVPQQDFPTTVTKVSAFNDVNAAVTALNKRYGADQVLIVSDIDNTLLTSTSDLGGDIWYQWQREKLAIKPTEDEKVACLFEDTIGLLYELAPMQLTEQNVPALIRNWQQQGNTMVALTSRAPKYRAATERELERRGIDFTPSALAPLGASAPVFKEMRKREVSYMEGILMTSGLNKGEMLNGILDKMQRKFKAIVFVDDSQHNIDNMFDAFKNRNDVDMQIFHYDKVEADREAKYGSVLTQQQADKMASDWKMLSNTLNRIFPARALNSSCLSVN
- a CDS encoding EAL domain-containing protein, which translates into the protein MAEKIPQKGRNYCQGCNEGLQLDFEFTMAFQPIVNVKTATVFGYEALVRGTNEESAFSIISQVNAANLYTFDQRCRMKAIVMAAELNIDCLLSINFMPNAVFTPQRCIRNTLETAKTHDFPTEKIMFEFTESERIQNSAHINQIIQCYSELGFTTAIDDFGAGYSGLGLLANLQTQIVKIDIALIRNIHRDFPRQAILTHMLRLFDDLNITPVAEGVETAEELEWLVNAGISLIQGFYIAKPGFQHLPEVDFNRLTS